In Erigeron canadensis isolate Cc75 chromosome 7, C_canadensis_v1, whole genome shotgun sequence, one DNA window encodes the following:
- the LOC122608267 gene encoding pentatricopeptide repeat-containing protein At4g21065-like, producing MMLIRIQYTSRFKKYHFSPNYRYKCGYMYHSHTQKTAHLTNLSHLQYRSILKTFTARRAIQPGKQLHAHLAVTGLAHDTILATKLVDLYCSCNFLTLAHQLFDKIPKQNVFLWNVLIRGYAWNGPYEVALELFYRMVDHGVVPDKFTFPFVLKACSSLSAESVGLDVHEHVLRTGWEKDVFIGAALVDMYAKCGNTSRARNVFDKIPDRDVVLWNSMLAGYGQNGFPEECLVLCGEMALNGVRPTVSTLVTAISSAADMSALPRGRELHGYSWRLGFNIQDKVKTALVDMYAKSGLLKVARTVFNSLMEKPVVSWNAMITGYAMHGHAMEALDLFEKMTRDTRPDHITFVGVLSACNHGGLLNKGREFFDLMIHEYKICPTVQHYSSMIDLVGHYGRLDEAYGMINKMPVTPDSGVWGALLNSCKIHGNVELAELALEKLIELDPEEPGKYVIMSNIYAQAGNYKGVEKIRKWMTHKDIKKDDAYSWIEVNNKIHSFLTNDTSHPMCDEINAELERVEKLMLEAGYVPNTTPVFHDVDDDEKRTSLCRHSERLAIAFGLISTPPKTKLLIKKNLNVCEDCHVAIKFMSKITEREIVFRDVNRFHTFKDGVCSCGDYW from the coding sequence ATGATGCTAATCCGAATTCAATATACATCAAGATTCAAGAAATATCATTTTTCACCAAATTATAGATACAAATGTGGATATATGTATCACTCACACACTCAAAAAACAGCCCATTTGACCAATCTTTCACACTTACAATACCGATCAATCCTTAAAACCTTCACTGCTCGGAGAGCCATACAACCCGGCAAGCAGCTTCATGCCCATTTGGCCGTTACCGGGTTAGCCCATGACACCATTTTAGCTACAAAACTTGTGGACTTGTATTGCTCATGTAACTTTTTGACCCTCGCACACCAACTGTTTGATAAAATTCCTAAGCAAAATGTTTTCCTTTGGAACGTTTTGATTCGTGGGTATGCTTGGAATGGACCGTATGAAGTCGCGCTTGAGTTGTTTTATCGAATGGTTGATCATGGGGTTGTGCCGGATAAATTTACGTTTCCTTTTGTGCTGAAAGCGTGTTCTAGTTTGAGTGCGGAGAGTGTGGGGCTAGACGTGCATGAGCATGTGTTGAGGACCGGGTGGGAGAAGGACGTGTTTATAGGGGCCGCGTTGGTTGATATGTATGCCAAGTGTGGAAATACGAGTAGGGCGAGaaatgtgtttgataaaataCCTGACAGGGATGTTGTGTTATGGAATTCTATGCTTGCGGGGTATGGTCAAAATGGATTTCCCGAGGAGTGTTTGGTTTTGTGCGGTGAGATGGCGTTGAATGGTGTGCGACCTACTGTCTCGACACTTGTAACTGCAATTTCGTCTGCTGCTGACATGTCGGCTCTTCCCCGAGGGAGAGAGCTTCATGGATATAGTTGGAGACTAGGGTTTAATATTCAAGATAAAGTGAAAACCGCACTTGTTGATATGTATGCTAAAAGTGGTCTGCTTAAAGTAGCTAGAACTGTTTTCAATAGCTTAATGGAAAAACCGGTTGTTTCTTGGAACGCTATGATAACCGGGTATGCAATGCACGGACATGCTATGGAAGCACTAGATTTATTTGAGAAAATGACCCGTGATACACGCCCTGATCATATAACGTTTGTGGGCGTTCTCTCTGCTTGTAATCATGGAGGTTTGTTAAACAAAGGTCGTGAGTTTTTCGATTTAATGATACACGAATATAAAATATGTCCCACTGTTCAACATTATTCGTCTATGATTGATCTAGTTGGTCATTATGGCCGTTTAGATGAGGCTTACGGTATGATCAATAAGATGCCTGTTACACCAGATTCTGGCGTTTGGGGTGCACTGCTAAATTCGTGCAAAATTCATGGTAATGTCGAGTTAGCTGAACTAGCATTAGAGAAGCTAATCGAGCTTGATCCAGAAGAACCAGGAAAATACGTGATCATGTCAAATATATACGCACAAGCAGGGAACTACAAAGGAGTTGAAAAAATTCGCAAATGGATGACCCATAAGGATATAAAAAAAGACGACGCGTATAGTTGGATAGAAGtgaataataaaattcactcaTTTCTTACTAATGACACGTCTCATCCAATGTGCGATGAGATAAACGCAGAGTTAGAAAGGGTCGAGAAATTGATGTTAGAAGCCGGATATGTACCAAACACGACACCGGTGTTTCATGatgtagatgatgatgaaaagagAACAAGTTTGTGTAGACATAGTGAAAGATTGGCAATTGCATTTGGGTTGATTAGTACACCTCCTAAGACCAAGCTTTTGATTAAGAAAAACCTTAATGTTTGTGAGGATTGCCATGTTGCAATCAAGTTTATGTCCAAGATTACTGAAAGAGAGATTGTGTTTAGAGATGTTAATCGATTTCATACTTTTAAAGATGGTGTGTGTTCTTGTGGGGATTATTGGTGA